A part of Anabas testudineus chromosome 7, fAnaTes1.2, whole genome shotgun sequence genomic DNA contains:
- the LOC113166751 gene encoding LOW QUALITY PROTEIN: inactive dipeptidyl peptidase 10 (The sequence of the model RefSeq protein was modified relative to this genomic sequence to represent the inferred CDS: inserted 1 base in 1 codon) — MQKKLRKATVQLLGXLLRLQRQESFLRITMIATTQQNMTTELDLGSSDGPPRNWKGIGIAMVVILAVMSLVILSVILLTPDESHLLLRSHLTMEDLESEDFKVHDPCVAWLNENEVALRTREGHVLMFSLNNNLTTTLLDNSSLDLTTTKFQVSADKRFVLLAYNIQPVFSQSFTASYAIYNVANGDLVEINPPEREKAVLQYASWGPQGNQLAYVFNGDIYYKPSVTSKSLRLTTTDQEQNVMNGLSDWTYEEEVLLTYVAHWWSMDGARLAYLSINNSATPVMEMPHFLGGLYPSNVLFPYPKAGSNIPSASLFVVNLYGPAHTLEMLPPDSVRARDRYISMVTWISSTRLAVRWLNRAQNQSFLCVCEATTGACSEKHKMPMDMMQNQRQDVPLFSADGSVFYSILPAKQGARGEFHHITGLSAQPAIPSVPPRFLTSGSWDVTLLCALDEKAGKIYFLSTEESRQSRHLYSVDLDGGFQRQCVSCNLIDRCRFFKAEFSPNQTHFTLYCLGPGIPKVTVHSTKDPSRYVILEDNSPLSKALEDKSLPETLFRTITADNHDLHLKLSLPQGYEANLHPLLVIVDGVPGSQSVTEEFALGWPLVLSSTHNVALAWVDGRSGVGRGQKTTAVDPRKLGSLRVKDYLAVVELLMQLPYIDDRRMALYGKAFGGYLTLKMLAATDKLFQCAAAMAPITDFRLYSAAFSERYLGLPAKEEHAYSTASLLEEVSKLKDENFLILHGTADARVHFQQSAELLSRLVKVEANYSLQLYPDEGHILREQRSIQHFQRTVVNYLQNCMKHSALLDTIEHEEEEDD, encoded by the exons ATGCAGAAAAAGCTCCGCAAGGCAACAGTGCAGCTGCTCG GGCTTTTGAGGCTACAGCGACAGGAGAGCTTCTTGCGGATTACAATGATTGCCACAACTCAACAAAACATGACCACGGAGCTg GACCTGGGAAGTTCAGACGGTCCCCCGCGGAACTGGAAGGGAATAGGAATTGCAATGGTGGTGATCCTGGCTGTTATGTCCCTGGTTATTCTGTCTGTCATCCTCCTCACACCTG ATGAATCTCACTTGTTACTCCGATCCCATCTGACCATGGAGGATTTGGAGAGCGAAGATTTCAAAGTGCATGACCCCTGTGTAGCATGGCTGAACG AAAATGAAGTGGCTCTCCGCACCAGAGAGGGACACGTTCTGATGTTCAGCCTTAACAACAATCTCACCACTACTCTGCTTGATAACAGCTCCCTG GATCTGACCACAACTAAATTCCAAGTGTCTGCAGACAAGAGGTTTGTCCTTTTGGCGTATAATATTCAACCG GTGTTCTCTCAGTCCTTCACAGCCTCCTATGCTATCTACAATGTGGCTAATGG gGATCTGGTGGAAATTAACCCTCCAGAGAGGGAGAAGGCAGTGCTGCAGTACGCTTCCTGGGGGCCTCAAGGGAACCAGCTG GCCTATGTGTTTAACGGCGATATCTACTACAAGCCGTCTGTGACCAGCAAATCGCTGCGCCTCACAACCACTGACCAGGAGCAGAATGTGATGAATGGGCTCTCTGACTGGACTTATGAGG AGGAGGTGCTCTTGACATATGTTGCCCACTGGTGGTCTATGGATGGAGCCCGGCTAGCGTACCTCAGCATCAACAACTCTGCCACACCTGTGATGGAAATGCCCCACTTCTTAGGTGGCCTCTACCCATCCAATGTGCTCTTCCCCTACCCCAag GCTGGCTCAAATATCCCATCAGCCAGTCTGTTTGTGGTGAATCTTTACGGTCCAGCTCACACTCTGGAGATGCTGCCTCCTGACTCTGTCAGGGCCAG AGACCGCTACATCTCCATGGTGACTTGGATCAGCAGCACCCGGCTTGCGGTTCGTTGGCTGAACCGTGCCCAGAACCAATCATTCCTCTGCGTGTGCGAGGCCACCACGGGGGCTTGCTCAGAG aaacataaaatgcCTATGGACATGATGCAAAACCAACGACAG GACGTGCCCTTGTTTTCAGCAGATGGCTCAGTGTTTTATTCGATTCTGCCAGCTAAACAGGGCGCTCGTGGAGAGTTTCACCACATCACTGGTCTCTCAGCCCAG CCTGCCATCCCTTCTGTCCCTCCTCGCTTCTTGACATCGGGGAGCTGGGACGTCACCTTGCTGTGCGCCCTAGACGAGAAGGCTGGAAAGAT ATATTTCCTGAGCACTGAGGAATCCAGACAAAGCAGACACCTTTACAG TGTGGACTTGGATGGAGGGTTTCAGCGCCAGTGTGTATCCTGTAACCTAATAGATAGATGCCGCTTCTTTAAAGCTGAATTCAGTCCCAATCAAACTCACTTTACCCTCTACTGCTTAG GCCCAGGAATCCCTAAAGTGACAGTTCACAGCACAAAGGACCCCTCCA GATATGTCATCTTGGAGGATAACAGCCCTTTGTCTAAAGCCTTGGAGGACAAGAGTCTTCCTGAAACTTTATTTAGGACGATTACAGCAGACAACCATG atCTACACCTGAAATTATCTCTACCTCAAGGTTATGAGGCCAACCTACACCCTCTCCTTGTCATTGT AGATGGTGTTCCTGGCAGTCAGTCTGTGACGGAGGAATTTGCCCTTGGCTGGCCTCTGGTCCTCTCCAGCACACATAATGTGGCCTTGGCGTGGGTGGACGGCAGGAGTGGGGTAGGACGTGGACAGAAGACCACGGCTGTGGATCCACGCAAGCTTGGCTCACTCAGAGTCAAAGATTATCTTGCAGTTGTAGA GTTGCTGATGCAACTGCCGTACATTGATGATCGCCGCATGGCCCTGTATGGCAAG GCATTTGGTGGTTATTTAACTCTCAAGATGTTAGCTGCAACAGATAAGCTCTTTCAGTGCGCAGCTGCTATGGCACCGATAACTGACTTCAGGCTTTATA gtgCTGCATTCTCAGAGCGGTATTTAGGCCTTCCAGCAAAGGAGGAGCATGCTTACTCA ACTGCCTCTTTGCTGGAGGAGGTTAGCAAGTTGAAAGATGAGAATTTCCTTATTCTACATGGAACTGCAGATG CGAGGGTGCACTTCCAGCAAAGTGCTGAGCTCCTGAGCCGACTGGTGAAGGTGGAAGCCAACTACTCTCTGCAATTGTACCCAGATGAGGGCCACATCCTGAGAGAGCAACGCAGCATCCAGCACTTCCAGCGGACAGTAGTGAATTACCTCCAGAACTGCATGAAACACAGCGCCCTCCTAGATACCATAGAgcatgaagaggaagaagatgactGA
- the racgap1 gene encoding rac GTPase-activating protein 1 gives METAVVNLQSLYDKLRMQVDLLNENIEPNFIQMAQNFDDCRRKWLMAEQELGSCKETLTKTETERGALEVKLKHARNQVDVEIRRRQKAEADCEKLDRQIQLIRDLLTSEASTNSIQLSAEQRSALAFLNTNSQGAANLNTSRRLTTIDESASILSDISYDKTDDSIDWDSSAVKTVRLKKREKRRSSRNLVDGPPLASKRSRSTGRLSEKANETLVTKTTVTVPVNGGPVEAVSTIETVPYWTRSRRRTAAMEWDSESVKSEDVFKQPGNPEREMIAEPRTPQSNGGVRLHEFVSKTVIKPESCVPCGKRIKFGKISLKCRDCRVVSHPECRERCPLPCIPNLGGTPVKIGEGVLADYVPEMSPMIPPLVVHCISEIEQRGLHEAGLYRLSGADRTVKELKEKFLRSKTVPVLSKVDDIHAITGLLKDFLRNLKEPLLTFRLNRPFMDAAEVSDDDNSIALIYQTIGDLPQPNRDTLAFLVLHLQRVADSLDTKMDISNLARVFGPTIVGHALPNPDPMTILQDTKRQPKVVERLLSLPVDYWRQFVMAENEQANLDHLIIENANCYATPERMSILGPLTTPEHQLSKTPSSSSLSQRMKSSLTPRFGSKSKSAVGFSRQGKFFASPLLK, from the exons ATGGAAACTGCTGTGGTGAACCTCCAGAGCTTATATGATAAGCTGAGGATGCAAGTTGACCTTCTTAATGAGAACATTGAACCCA ACTTTATTCAGATGGCTCAAAACTTTGATGACTGCCGTCGCAAATGGTTGATGGCAGAGCAAGAACTGGGATCTTGCAAAGAGACTCTTAccaaaacagagacagaaaggggaGCCTTGGAGGTGAAACTGAAACATGCCCGCAACCAAGTAGATGTGGAGATCCGTCGCAGACAAAAGGCTGAAGCTGACTGTGAGAAGTTG GACCGTCAAATTCAGTTGATTCGTGATCTCCTCACTAGCGAGGCATCCACCAACAGCATCCAGTTGAGTGCAGAGCAGCGCTCAGCTCTAGCTTTCCTAAACACCAACAGTCAGGGAGCAGCCAACCTTAATACCAGCAGAAG ACTGACAACAATAGATGAGTCTGCCTCCATCTTGTCAGATATCAGTTATGACAAAACAGATGACTCTATT GATTGGGATTCCTCTGCTGTGAAGACAGTGCGActcaagaaaagagaaaaaagg CGCTCCTCAAGAAATCTTGTGGATGGTCCTCCACTTGCCTCAAAAAGATCACGATCAACAGGCAGACTTTCAGAGAAG GCAAATGAGACCCTTGTGACAAAGACCACAGTGACTGTACCTGTGAATGGAGGACCTGTTGAGGCAGTTTCTACTATAGAGACGGTACCTTACTGGACCCGCAGCAGGAGAAGGACTG CTGCCATGGAGTGGGACTCTGAATCTGTCAAGTCTGAGGATGTCTTCAAGCAGCCTGGCAACCCTGAGAGAGAAATGATAGCTGAGCCCAGGACTCCACAGAGCAACGGAGGTGTCCGTCTTCACGAGTTTGTCTCCAAAACT GTCATTAAGCCTGAGTCCTGCGTGCCGTGTGGAAAGAGAATCAAGTTTGGCAAGATTTCACTGAAGTGCCGGGACTGCAGGGTAGTCTCGCACCCAGAGTGTCGCGAGCGTTGCCCTCTGCCATGCATTCCCAACCTCGGAGGCACCCCAGTCAAAATTGGGGAG GGAGTGCTTGCCGACTATGTCCCTGAGATGTCACCCATGATTCCCCCTCTTGTGGTTCACTGCATCAGTGAGATCGAGCAAAGAGGCCTGCATGAG GCTGGTCTGTACCGCCTGTCTGGCGCAGATCGCACTGTGAAGGAGCTGAAGGAAAAGTTTCTCCGCAGCAAAACAGTTCCCGTGCTCAGCAAAGTGGACGACATTCACGCCATTACCGGCCTCCTGAAGGACTTCCTGAGAAACCTTAAGGAACCTCTTCTCACCTTCCGCCTCAACCGTCCCTTTATGGATGCAGCCg AGGTTTCTGACGACGACAACAGCATAGCTCTGATTTACCAAACTATTGGTGACCTGCCACAGCCCAACAGGGACACTTTGGCTTTCTTAGTCCTTCACCTTCAGAG aGTTGCTGATAGTTTGGACACTAAAATGGACATCAGTAACCTGGCTCGAGTATTTGGTCCAACTATTGTGGGTCATGCACTTCCCAACCCGGACCCTATGACAATCCTACAAGATACTAAACGACAACCTAAG GTCGTGGAGCGTCTTTTGTCTCTCCCTGTGGATTACTGGCGCCAGTTTGTGATGGCGGAAAACGAGCAGGCGAACTTGGATCATCTCATCATTGAGAACGCAAACTGCTACGCGACCCCCGAGAGAA TGAGCATACTCGGACCCCTGACCACTCCAGAGCACCAGCTCAGCAAAACTCCATCTTCCAGCTCCTTGTCTCAGCGCATGAAGTCCTCTCTGACGCCGAG ATTTGGGAGCAAGAGCAAATCAGCAGTCGGATTCTCTCGCCAAGGAAAATTCTTTGCCTCACCGCTCctcaaataa